GCTGCGCGTCGACCTCGACGACACCCCCGACTGGCGCGGGGCGGTGGCGCTCGAGGCCGAGGTGCTGACGGCGGCGGCGCGGACCGACGCGCTGGGGCGCGGGGTGTGGACGCGGCTGGTCGACGGGACCGAGCGGCGCGACGGGTACAATCCGGGCGGCGCGCTCGCGAGCGTGCGGGTGACGACGCCGGACGGGGCGCTGGTCGACGTGCCGATCGTCGACGGGCTGGCGCGCGACGCGCACGGGCGGGTGGCGGCGGCGACGCTGGGCAACGGCGTGGGCCAGACCTGGGCGTACGATCCAGCGAGCGGGCGGCTGGTGGCGCAGGACGCGACGCGCGCGGGCCAGGCGCTGCAGGGCCTGCGGTTCACCTACGACGCCGACGGGCGGGTGACCCGGGCGCTCGACCTGGCGCAGGAGGGCGCGGCGGCGCTGGTGCCGGCGGCGGTGAGCGCGCGACGCGACTTCCGGTACGACGCGCACGGGACCAGGCGCTCCTGCCGCACGACTACATCCCCGGGACCGCCGGGACCATCGGCGGCGCGCGGCACCTGTCGCTCAACAACGGCGCCGCGCTCGAGCGGTACACGCAGCTGTTCACGTACGACCCGTCGGGCAACCTGACGCGGATGCAGCACGCCGGCGCCACCGCGAGCTGGTCGACCGACTACTGGGTCGCGAGCGGATCGAACCGCGCGACCGCGGCGCTGGATCCGAACGGCGTGCCGGTGGTGGACCCGGCGGCGATGTTCGACGCCGCGGGCAACATGGTCGCGCTGGCGCACCTGCGCCGGATGGCCTGGAGCTGGCGCGGCTGCCTGACCGAGGCCGTGACCGTCGAGCGCGCCGGCGGGCCCGTCGACGACGGCGAGCGCTACGCGTACGGCGCGGACCGGGTGCGGGTGCGGAAGGTGGCCACGCGGCTGGTCGTCGGCGGGGAGACGCCCGTGGTCGAGACCCGCGAGGTGCTGTACTGCGACGGCGGGCAGGAGCGCGTGCGGGTGCGGCGCGGTGCGACTATCGTGCTCGAGCGCTGGACCACGCACGTCGCCGACGGCGAGCGCCGGGTCGCGGTCGTCGACCGGCACGTCGTGGACACGCTGGGGCGGAGGTGGACGCCATCGGCCCCGCCCGCGTGCGCTACCACCTGACGACGCCGCAGGGCTCGACCGCGCTCGAGCTCGACGCCGCCGGCGCGCTGATCTCGTACGAGGAGTACCTGCCCCACGGCGGCAGCGCCTTCATCGCCGGCGACGACGTCCGCGAGGTCGCCCGGCGGGACGTCCGCTACGCCGGCAAGGAGCGCGACCGCGCCACCGGCCTGGATGCGTACCCGCAGCGGTACTACGCCCCGTGGCTCGGCCGGTGGCTGTCGTGCGATCCGATCGGGCCCAAGGACGGGCTGAACCTGTACGCGTTCGTCGGCGGCGACCCGATCGGGATGGTGGA
This genomic interval from Myxococcales bacterium contains the following:
- a CDS encoding RHS repeat-associated core domain-containing protein gives rise to the protein MDAIGPARVRYHLTTPQGSTALELDAAGALISYEEYLPHGGSAFIAGDDVREVARRDVRYAGKERDRATGLDAYPQRYYAPWLGRWLSCDPIGPKDGLNLYAFVGGDPIGMV